One segment of Cynocephalus volans isolate mCynVol1 chromosome 8, mCynVol1.pri, whole genome shotgun sequence DNA contains the following:
- the TAS1R1 gene encoding taste receptor type 1 member 1 produces MLGTGASGQHVTPGSSPGRPAALLVGLQLSISCCWAFTCQATESSPDFSLPGDYLLAGLFPLHAECLQVRHRPKVTLCDRPNSFNGHGYHLLQAMRFGIEEINNSTTLLPNITLGYELYDVCSESANVYATLNMLSLPGTNHIEIQRSLPHYSPKVVAVIGPDTTTRAATTAALLGSFLVPLISYGASSMMLSEKWKFPSFLRTIPSDKHQVEVILLLLQKFGWVWISLVGSDDDYGVLGLRALEDQATRHGICIAFKDTVPSFARVGNEKMQRMMCHLAQVKATVVVVFSSRQLARVFFESVILTNLTGKVWIASEAWAISRHITEVPGIRGIGMVLGVAIQKKLITGLKEFEEAYVQADKEAPRPCSKDSWCSSNQLCTDCHAFSAHTMPTLEAFSMSSAYNTYQAVYAVAHGLHQLLGCASGACSRSQVYPWQLLEQIHKVNFLLHNDTVTFDDNGDPINSYNIIAWDWSGPRWTFRVIGSSTRSPVQLDINKTKIQWHGKNNQMPESVCSSNCLEGYRRVVVGFHHCCFECVPCENGTFLNESDLYSCQPCGKEEWAPERSQTCFPRTVVFLTWHEHVSWVLLAANTLLLLLVVGTAGLFAWHIDTPVVRSAGGRLCFLMLASLAGGSCSLYGFFGEPTLPTCLLRQALFSLSFTIFLSCLTVRSFQLVIIFKFSTKVPTFYHAWVENHGAGLCVMISSVAQLLICLTWLVVWTPLPTREYQRFPQLVVLECTETNSRGFMLAFAYNGLLLVSAFACSYLGKDLPENYNEAKCVTFSLLLNLVSWIAFFTVASVYQGQYLSAVNVLAVLSSLSGGFGGYFLPKCYVILRRPDLNSTEHFQASIQEYTRRGGST; encoded by the exons ATGCTGGGCACAGGGGCGTCCGGCCAGCATGTTACTCCAGGCAGCTCTCCTGGTCGGCCTGCAGCTCTCCTGGTCGGCCTGCAGCTCTCCATCTCCTGCTGCTGGGCTTTCACTTGCCAAGCCACAGAGTCCTCTCCTGACTTCAGCCTGCCTGGGGATTACCTCCTTGCAGGCCTGTTCCCTCTCCACGCTGAGTGTCTGCAGGTGAGACACAGACCCAAGGTGACCCTTTGTGACAG GCCCAACAGCTTCAACGGCCACGGCTACCACCTCTTGCAGGCCATGCGATTTGGCATTGAGGAGATAAACAACTCCACGACCCTGTTGCCCAATATCACCCTGGGGTACGAGCTGTATGATGTGTGTTCAGAGTCTGCCAATGTGTATGCCACGTTGAACATGCTCTCCCTGCCGGGGACAAACCACATAGAGATCCAGAGAAGCCTTCCCCACTATTCCCCCAAGGTGGTGGCCGTGATTGGGCCCGACACAACCACCCgagctgccaccactgctgccctGCTGGGCTCCTTCCTGGTGCCCCTG ATCAGCTATGGGGCCAGCAGCATGATGCTCAGCGAGAAGTGGAAGTTCCCCTCTTTTCTGCGCACCATCCCCAGTGACAAGCACCAGGTGGAGGTTAtattgctgctgctgcagaaGTTCGGGTGGGTCTGGATCTCACTGGTCGGCAGTGACGATGACTACGGGGTTCTGGGTTTGCGGGCACTGGAGGACCAGGCCACCCGTCATGGCATCTGCATTGCCTTCAAGGACACCGTGCCTTCCTTTGCCCGTGTGGGCAATGAGAAGATGCAGAGAATGATGTGCCACCTGGCCCAAGTCAAGGCCACCGTCGTGGTAGTTTTCTCCAGTCGGCAGCTGGCCAGGGTGTTTTTCGAGTCCGTGATATTGACCAACCTGACTGGCAAGGTGTGGATCGCCTCAGAAGCCTGGGCCATCTCCAGACACATTACTGAGGTGCCTGGGATCCGGGGCATTGGGATGGTGCTGGGTGTGGCCATCCAGAAGAAGCTCATCACTGGCCTAAAGGAGTTTGAAGAGGCCTATGTCCAGGCAGACAAGGAGGCTCCCAGGCCTTGTTCCAAGGACTCCTGGTGCAGCAGCAATCAGCTCTGCACAGATTGTCATGCTTTCTCAGCACACACGATGCCCACGCTTGAAGCCTTCTCCATGAGTTCTGCCTACAACACGTACCAGGCTGTGTACGCTGTGGCTCACGGCCTCCACCAGCTCCTGGGCTGTGCCTCTGGAGCCTGTTCCAGGAGCCAAGTCTATCCTTGGCAG CTTCTGGAGCAGATCCACAAGGTGAATTTTCTTCTACACAATGACACTGTGACATTTGACGACAACGGGGACCCCATCAATAGCTACAACATAATTGCCTGGGACTGGAGTGGGCCCAGGTGGACCTTCAGGGTCATTGGCTCCTCCACGAGGTCTCCAGTTCAGCTGGACATAAATAAGACCAAAATCCAGTGGCATGGAAAGAACAACCAG ATGCCCGAGTCTGTGTGCTCCAGCAACTGTCTTGAAGGGTACCGGCGAGTGGTTGTGGGTTTTCACCATTGTTGCTTTGAGTGTGTGCCCTGTGAGAATGGGACCTTCCTCAACGAGAGTG ACCTCTACAGCTGCCAGCCTTGTGGGAAAGAAGAGTGGGCACCTGAGAGAAGCCAGACCTGCTTCCCACGCACCGTGGTGTTTTTGACTTGGCATGAACACGTCTCTTGGGTGCTGTTGGCGGCTAAtacactgctgctgctgttagTGGTTGGGACTGCTGGCCTGTTTGCTTGGCACATAGACACCCCTGTGGTGAGGTCAGCTGGGGGCAGGCTGTGCTTCCTCATGCTGGCCTCCCTGGCAGGGGGTAGCTGCAGTCTCTATGGCTTCTTTGGGGAGCCCACTCTTCCCACGTGCTTGCTGCGCCAGGCCCTCTTTTCCCTCAGTTTCACCATCTTCCTGTCCTGCCTGACAGTTCGCTCCTTCCAACTGGTCATCATCTTCAAGTTTTCCACCAAGGTACCCACTTTCTACCATGCCTGGGTCGAAAACCATGGTGCTGGCCTGTGTGTAATGATCAGTTCAGTGGCCCAGCTGCTTATCTGTCTAACTTGGCTTGTGGTGTGGACCCCTCTGCCCACCAGGGAATACCAGCGCTTCCCCCAGCTGGTGGTGCTTGAGTGCACAGAGACCAACTCACGGGGCTTCATGCTGGCTTTTGCCTACAATGGCCTCCTCTTGGTCAGTGCCTTTGCCTGCAGCTACCTTGGCAAGGACCTGCCAGAGAACTACAACGAGGCCAAATGTGTCACCTTCAGCCTGCTCCTCAACCTAGTGTCCTGGATCGCCTTCTTCACCGTGGCCAGCGTCTACCAGGGCCAGTATCTGTCCGCTGTCAATGTGCTCGCCGTGCTGAGCAGCCTGAGCGGTGGCTTCGGCGGTTATTTCCTTCCCAAGTGCTATGTGATCCTTCGCCGCCCCGATCTCAACAGCACAGAGCACTTCCAGGCCTCAATCCAGGAATACACGAGGCGTGGTGGCTCCACCTGA
- the ZBTB48 gene encoding telomere zinc finger-associated protein, which translates to MDGSFVQHSVRVLQELNKQREKGQYCDATLDVGGLVFKAHWSVLACCSHFFQSLYGDGSGGSVVLPAGFAEIFGLLLDFFYTGHLALTSGNRDQVLLAARELRVPEAVELCQSFKPKTLVGQAPSGQSVLGMPASRHVNSHLKEPVGLEEEEVSRTLGLVPRDQGPRGSHSPQRPQLRPPSQSESPSFCGKLKQALKPCPPDDKEPEDCKVPPKPFEAEGAQLQGGSNEWEVVVQVEDDGDGDYISEPETVLSRRKPNIMRKPCATEPALSMGSLAVEPAENRKGTAVPVECPTCHKKFLSKYYLKVHNRKHTGEKPFECPKCGKCYFRKENLLEHEARNCMNRSEQVFTCSVCQETFRRRMELRVHMVSHTGEMPYKCSSCSQQFMQKKDLQSHMIKLHGAPKPHACPTCAKCFLSRTELQLHEAFKHRGEKLFVCEECGHRASSRNGLQMHIKAKHRNERPYVCEFCSHAFTQKANLNMHLRTHTGEKPFQCHLCGKTFRTQASLDKHNRTHTGERPFSCEFCDQRFTEKGPLLRHVASRHQEGRPHFCQICGKTFKAVEQLRVHVRRHKGVRKFECTECGYKFTRQAHLRRHMEIHDRVENYNPRQRKLRNLVIEDEKMVVVALQPPAELEVGSAEVIVESLAQGGLASQLPGQRLCAEESFASPGVLEPSLIITASVPEDCDT; encoded by the exons ATGGACGGCTCCTTCGTTCAGCACAGTGTGAGGGTTCTGCAGGAGCTCAACAAGCAGCGGGAGAAGGGCCAGTACTGCGATGCCACCCTGGATGTTGGGGGCCTTGTGTTCAAGGCGCATTGGAGTGTCCTTGCCTGCTGCAGCCACTTCTTCCAGAGTCTGTATGGTGATGGTTCAGGGGGCAGTGTTGTCCTCCCTGCCGGCTTCGCTGAGATCTTTGGCCTCTTGTTGGACTTTTTCTACACTGGTCACCTCGCCCTCACCTCGGGGAACCGCGATCAGGTGCTCCTGGCAGCCAGGGAGTTGCGAGTGCCAGAAGCTGTGGAGCTCTGCCAGAGCTTCAAGCCCAAAACCTTGGTGGGACAGGCACCAAGTGGCCAGAGTGTGCTGGGAATGCCTGCCTCCCGGCATGTGAACAGCCACCTCAAGGAGCCAGTGGGCTTGGAGGAAGAGGAAGTTTCAAGGACTCTGGGTCTTGTTCCCAGGGATCAGGGGCCTAGAGGCAGTCATAGCCCCCAGAGGCCCCAGCTTCGTCCCCCTTCTCAGAGTGAGAGCCCTTCTTTCTGTGGGAAACTCAAGCAGGCCTTGAAGCCATGTCCCCCAGATGACAAGGAGCCTGAGGACTGCAAAGTCCCCCCAAAGCCTTTCGAGGCTGAAGGTGCCCAGCTGCAGGGTGGCAGTAATGAG TGGGAAGTGGTGGTTCAAGTTGAGGACGATGGGGATGGTGATTACATTTCTGAGCCTGAGACTGTGCTGTCCAGGAGGAAACCAAACATAATGAGAAAGCCCTGTGCTACCGAGCCAGCCCTGAGCATGGGCTCCCTCGCCGTTGAGCCCGCTGAGAACAGAAAAGGTACAGCGGTGCCGGTTGAATGCCCTACGTGTCATAAAAAGTTCCTCAGCAAATATTACCTAAAAGTTCATAACAG GAAACACACTGGGGAGAAACCCTTTGAGTGTCCCAAATGTGGGAAGTGTTACTTTCGGAAGGAGAACCTCCTGGAGCATGAAGCCCGGAATTGCATGAACCGCTCAGAACAG GTCTTCACGTGCTCCGTGTGCCAGGAGACCTTCCGCCGGAGGATGGAGCTGCGGGTGCACATGGTGTCCCACACGGGGGAGATGCCCTACAAG TGTTCCTCCTGCTCCCAGCAGTTCATGCAGAAGAAGGACTTGCAGAGCCACATGATCAAGCTGCACGGagcccccaagccccatgca TGTCCCACCTGTGCCAAGTGCTTCCTGTCCCGGACAGAGCTGCAGCTGCACGAGGCTTTCAAGCACCGTGGCGAGAAGCTGTTTGTGTGCGAGGAGTGTGGGCACCGGGCCTCAAGTCGCAATGGCTTGCAGATGCACATCAAGGCCAAGCACAG GAACGAGAGGCCATATGTCTGTGAGTTCTGCAGCCACGCCTTCACCCAGAAGGCCAATCTCAACATGCATCTGCGCACACACACGGGCGAGAAGCCCTTCCAGTGCCACCTCTGTGGCAAGACCTTCCGTACCCAAG CCAGCTTGGACAAGCACAACCGCACTCACACAGGCGAGAGGCCCTTCAGCTGCGAGTTCTGTGACCAGCGCTTCACCGAGAAGGGGCCCCTTCTGAGACATGTGGCCAGCCGCCACCAGGAGGGCCGGCCTCACTTCTGCCAGATCTGCGGCAAGACCTTCAAAG CTGTGGAGCAGTTGCGTGTGCACGTCAGACGGCACAAGGGGGTGAGGAAGTTCGAGTGCACTGAGTGCGGCTACAAGTTCACCCGGCAG GCCCATCTGCGGAGGCACATGGAGATCCACGATCGAGTGGAGAACTACAACCCACGGCAGCGCAAGCTCCGCAACTTGGTCATTGAGGATgagaagatggtggtggtggcactCCAGCCACCTGCAGAGCTGGAGGTGGGCTCCGCCGAGGTCATTGTGGAGTCCCTGGCCCAGGGTGGCCTGGCCTCCCAGCTTCCTGGCCAGAGACTGTGTGCAGAAGAGAGCTTTGCGAGCCCGGGAGTCCTGGAGCCCTCACTCATCATCACGGCTTCTGTCCCTGAGGACTGTGACACGTAG